One window of the Solanum stenotomum isolate F172 chromosome 11, ASM1918654v1, whole genome shotgun sequence genome contains the following:
- the LOC125844346 gene encoding beta-D-glucosyl crocetin beta-1,6-glucosyltransferase-like, protein MATKVPPKHRNALRVLMFPWLAYGHISPFLDLAKKLADRGFSVRICSTIISQETINKQIPEKYSASIKMVELCLPKLPKLTTNEIPVDMDHIVLKTLKLSKSNFAKILKNLKPDLVIYDLLLQWAEGVANEQGIPAMKFVVMGAAVFSYFYNSIRKPEVEFPFQDIYPGKNELMKLNELIAKFSREEEHDDVDDPFAEGNIQIMLMSTSRTIEDKYIDYFTKLSNWKVIPVGLPIKNRVTNDVDNVEVIDWLGTRDENSTIFVSFGNEYFLSKEEMEELAFGLELSNVNFIWVVRFPEREKRNVEDVLPKGFLERIGERGRVLDKCVLQSRILNHSSIGGFISPCGWHNVIECLDFGVPIIAMPIHLDQPMNAKLMVELGVAVEIVRDDDGKIYREEIAETFKGVVTRGNLRAKVRDVSKNLKSIGNEEIDGAAKELIQLCKK, encoded by the coding sequence ATGGCTACAAAAGTACCACCAAAGCATCGTAACGCTTTGAGGGTACTTATGTTTCCGTGGTTAGCTTATGGACACATCTCTCCATTCCTCGACTTAGCTAAGAAACTCGCGGACAGAGGATTCTCTGTTCGCATTTGTTCTACAATTATAAGtcaagaaactataaataaacaaattccTGAAAAATACTCTGCTTCAATTAAGATGGTTGAGCTTTGTTTACCAAAATTACCTAAACTTACGACGAATGAAATCCCAGTCGATATGGATCACATTGTTCTAAAAACACTCAAATTGTCCAAATCCAACTTCGCGAAAATCTTGAAAAATCTGAAACCTGATTTGGTTATTTACGACTTATTATTGCAATGGGCTGAAGGCGTAGCGAATGAACAGGGGATTCCAGCAATGAAATTCGTAGTTATGGGTGCAGCGGTGTTTTCATACTTTTATAATTCGATAagaaaacccgaggttgaattCCCTTTTCAGGATATTTATCCTGGAAAAAATGAGCTGATGAAACTGAATGAATTGATTGCGAAATTTTCTAGAGAGGAAGAAcatgatgatgttgatgatcCTTTTGCTGAAGgaaatatacaaattatgttGATGAGTACCTCTAGAACTATAGAGGAtaaatatattgattatttcACTAAATTGAGTAATTGGAAAGTTATTCCTGTTGGTCTACCAATAAAAAATCGCGTAACTAATGACGTGGATAACGTGGAGGTTATTGATTGGCTAGGAACAAGAGATGAGAATTCAACTATTTTTGTGTCATTTGGGAATGAGTATTTCTTGTCAAAAGAAGAAATGGAGGAATTAGCTTTTGGGTTGGAGTTAAGTAATGTTAATTTCATATGGGTTGTAAGATTTCCAGAAAGGGAAAAGCGAAATGTTGAAGATGTATTGCCaaaaggttttcttgaaagaattGGAGAAAGGGGAAGAGTTTTGGACAAATGTGTGTTACAATCAAGAATTTTGAATCATTCAAGTATTGGTGGATTTATAAGTCCTTGTGGTTGGCATAATGTAATTGAATGTTTAGATTTTGGGGTTCCTATAATAGCAATGCCTATACATCTTGATCAACCTATGAATGCTAAGTTGATGGTAGAATTGGGAGTCGCGGTGGAGATTGTTAGAGATGATGATGGGAAAATTTATAGAGAAGAAATCGCGGAAACTTTTAAAGGTGTCGTAACAAGGGGGAATTTGAGGGCAAAAGTTAGAGATGTCAGCAAAAATTTGAAATCTATAGGAAATGAAGAGATAGATGGAGCTGCTAAAGAGCTAATTCAACTTTGTAAGAAGTAG